In Belonocnema kinseyi isolate 2016_QV_RU_SX_M_011 chromosome 4, B_treatae_v1, whole genome shotgun sequence, a single window of DNA contains:
- the LOC117171075 gene encoding uncharacterized protein LOC117171075, producing the protein MDVESSGNSKENTHERTKISKKRANQERSIISASRKPKDLQKQTSILFGSSNYSLQNDDDVESSRNSKENTPERTKISKKPANQERSIISASRKPKELQKQTSILFGSSNYSLQNDDGFQNCLKNMENRMVTIIRKEIKNAKNSILYDLKKRMDSLSTSLLENGIETTVGKIKEEKKKLDIQLPICDLETFKTFDEAVKNDLVKNSAFKSLIKCLLQGSTSVSEGIRNCLPFFMGKEVQLQYTATGRKVKGVGKDNFGDTYTYQCMAACLLFNFKV; encoded by the exons aTGG ATGTCGAATCTAGCGGAAACTCCAAAGAAAATACTCATGAAAGAACAAAAATCTCGAAAAAGCGTGCAAACCAAGAACGTTCGATCATTTCAGCCTCAAGGAAACCAAAGGACTTACAAAAACAGACTTCGATTCTTTTTGGCAGTTCCAATTATTCTTTACAAAATGACGATG ATGTCGAATCTAGCAGAAACTCCAAAGAAAATACTCCTGAAAGAACAAAAATCTCGAAAAAGCCTGCAAACCAAGAACGTTCGATCATTTCAGCCTCAAGGAAACCAAAGGAGTTACAAAAACAGACTTCGATTCTTTTTGGCAGTTCCAATTATTCTTTACAAAATGACGATG gatttcaaaattgtttaaaaaatatggagAATAGAATGGTTACTATAATAAGAAAAGAGATCAAAAACGCCAAGAACAGCATTTTGTACGACTTGAAGAAAAGAATGGATTCTTTATCAACGTCATTATTGGAGAATGGCATTGAAACGACCGTAGGAAAAATTAAGGAGGAGAAGAAAAAGTTGGATATTCAACTGCCTATTTGTGATTTGGAAACATTCAAGACGTTTGATGAAGCTGTAAAAAATGATCTTGTAAAAAATAGCGCTTTT AAATCCTTGATCAAGTGCTTGCTTCAAGGATCCACATCCGTGTCAGAAGGTATCCGAAATTGCCTGCCTTTTTTTATGGGAAAAGAAGTCCAACTTCAATATACTGCAACTGGACGCAAAGTAAAGGGCGTCGGGAAAGACAATTTCGGTGACACATACACCTACCAATGTATGGCAG Cttgtttactatttaattttaaagtttag